A region from the Pseudomonas sp. P8_229 genome encodes:
- a CDS encoding sulfotransferase family 2 domain-containing protein: MLQRYLWKLLPKPQRAFLLGRLSVVDRQVVNKSMSANLTFPQAFQQHSCLFIHVPKCAGSSICTAMFDGWRPGHLPLYWYEEQFPEQFAKAFKFAFVRDPLERAYSAYAFLRGNALSTRDHPAQQMVRKYRDFDDFVTRWLHPETIARQLHFAPQTDFLVDSLGHLALDFVGYQEHLARDFALVCEQLGLNSQLPHVNSSRERQSMPAREFCCVRTRRLVRRVYQRDYELLGYE, encoded by the coding sequence ATGCTGCAACGCTATCTCTGGAAACTGCTGCCCAAGCCGCAGCGGGCCTTTCTGTTGGGGCGCCTGTCGGTGGTCGATCGCCAGGTGGTGAACAAATCGATGTCGGCCAACCTGACGTTTCCCCAAGCCTTCCAGCAGCATTCCTGCCTGTTCATCCACGTCCCCAAATGCGCCGGCAGCAGCATTTGCACGGCGATGTTTGACGGCTGGCGCCCCGGGCATTTGCCGCTGTACTGGTACGAAGAGCAATTTCCCGAACAGTTCGCGAAGGCTTTCAAGTTCGCTTTTGTCCGCGACCCGCTGGAGCGCGCCTATTCGGCCTATGCCTTTCTGCGTGGCAACGCGTTGAGCACGCGTGACCACCCGGCGCAGCAGATGGTGCGCAAATACCGCGATTTCGACGACTTTGTCACCCGCTGGCTGCACCCGGAAACCATTGCCCGGCAATTGCACTTCGCGCCACAGACTGACTTTCTCGTTGATTCGCTCGGGCACCTGGCACTGGATTTTGTCGGTTACCAGGAGCACCTGGCGCGCGATTTTGCTCTGGTCTGCGAGCAGTTGGGGCTGAACAGTCAGTTGCCTCACGTCAACAGCTCGCGGGAGCGGCAATCGATGCCTGCGCGTGAGTTCTGTTGCGTACGCACCCGGCGCCTGGTGCGTCGGGTTTATCAGCGTGACTACGAGTTGCTCGGTTATGAATGA
- the cysC gene encoding adenylyl-sulfate kinase produces the protein MNEFLSQAVQPLAIRPYGLALSHQARAALKAQRPCCLWLTGFSGAGKSTLANALELHLHAFGRHTFLLDGDNVRNGLCRDLGMSDACRRENTRRMAEVARLMVDAGLIVIVAAISPFRAERDAARGLFAQDAFIEVHVSTSLEVCARRDPKGLYQAVREGRIKHFTGVDSPYEPPLTAEWQIDTEDLDLSEACQQLAALVLKK, from the coding sequence ATGAATGAGTTCTTGTCACAGGCGGTACAGCCGCTCGCGATTCGGCCTTATGGTCTGGCACTCTCGCATCAGGCCCGGGCAGCGCTCAAGGCGCAGCGTCCATGCTGCCTGTGGCTGACCGGATTCTCCGGTGCCGGCAAGTCGACCCTGGCCAATGCCCTCGAGCTGCACCTGCATGCGTTCGGTCGGCACACTTTTCTGCTCGATGGCGACAACGTGCGCAACGGTCTGTGCCGTGACTTGGGCATGAGTGATGCCTGTCGCCGGGAAAACACCCGGCGCATGGCGGAGGTGGCGCGGCTGATGGTCGACGCCGGGTTGATTGTGATCGTTGCGGCCATCTCGCCGTTCCGCGCCGAACGCGACGCCGCGCGTGGGCTGTTTGCGCAGGATGCGTTCATTGAGGTGCATGTCAGCACCTCGCTGGAAGTCTGTGCCCGCCGCGATCCAAAAGGTCTGTATCAGGCCGTACGGGAAGGACGGATCAAGCACTTCACGGGGGTGGACAGTCCTTACGAACCGCCGCTGACAGCCGAGTGGCAGATCGATACCGAGGACCTCGACTTGTCCGAAGCCTGCCAGCAGTTGGCGGCGTTGGTGCTCAAAAAATAA